The Periplaneta americana isolate PAMFEO1 chromosome 10, P.americana_PAMFEO1_priV1, whole genome shotgun sequence genome includes a window with the following:
- the Lamtor5 gene encoding ragulator complex protein LAMTOR5, translated as MEKSLNKCLEDISQVAGVKSCLLTDEQGLSLGSKGRIAAQSSGIVTALAQQAAHLEPDNPKRPVIILENDNRQCYIHGSGKIIAAVQKIVSS; from the exons ATGGAGAAAAGTTTAAATAAATGTTTGGAAGATAT ATCACAAGTTGCTGGTGTTAAAAGCTGCCTTTTAACTGATGAACAAGGTTTATCCTTAGGTT CCAAAGGAAGAATTGCAGCACAGTCCTCTGGGATCGTCACTGCTTTGGCTCAGCAAGCTGCTCATCTTGAACCTGATAATCCTAAGCGACCTGTGATCATTCTTGAGAACGACAATAG GCAGTGTTACATCCATGGTAGTGGAAAAATTATTGCTGCAGTCCAGAAGATAGTATCATCATGA